A segment of the Zalophus californianus isolate mZalCal1 chromosome 3, mZalCal1.pri.v2, whole genome shotgun sequence genome:
gtgaatcaggggtgcctaggtgtgACTTGGTGAGTTAACtagtcaactcttgattttggctgaggtcatgatctcagggtcctgggattaagcccaggtcaggctctgcaatcagcagggagtctgctcaaggattagctctccctctccctctgctcctccccctgctcacatgcataCACaggtgagctctctctctcactccctaaaaataaatgtctttaaaaaacaagagtgAATCAGAGCAAAAGGAGGATAATCATGTAAGAAAGtacccttgtttttttttaaataatttatgttatGGACTTGAAAATCTTTTAAGTTGGCTCTGATGACAttggattatttaaaaatgaaagtatttactTCAGAGAACTGACCCCTAAATTTTTCACAGTAAGTTGTAATTTAACTTTTTGAtctttctagtaatttttttgacttataatataaaatttaagtgtTTTTGATTAGTGTAGAATTAAATGCTCTCAAGTATATACCATCataaggatttaaaaacaagtgtatgttgaataagaaaaatattatcatataatacaattttaatatgTATCTAGTATGTGAATGATTAATGAagtatttgaatcttttttttttgtacccaGGAAGGTTATGTTCAAAGGAAAAAGGAGCTATGGGGAATCTGTATCTTTATTGCAGCAGTTGACCTAGATGAGATGCCATTCACTTTTACTGAGCTACAGAAAAACATAGAAACCAGGTAAAATTTATTACATCAATATAGGCCTCTGCCATCAAAGAAAAGTATTTCTGAACTTTCCTCTGGACTAGTGAGAAatgctaaaattaaataaaacttttattttttttttttgaaggtttcaAATGTACTTTATTTCTTCAACCATGCCATACTTTAATGGGTGCACAGTGCTTTTACTTGGCATCAATTATGAGTTGGTTTTGCAACAATTCAGTATTACACCAACTGGGATGTTTACTGATCTCTCCATTCCTTTGGGGTGACTCTGCCAACAGGGGACAGGTTCCACTCTATTCCAATTTGTGTTGCTGTATATGCCCATACAGCAATACAGAAAGTGGCTCCACTAGCTAGTACGGCATTACCATATTTGTCATGGAAATCAGGTGTCCTTTTCTGGTGGCTCTGCCTTGCCATTGTTTGTGGAATGCTTTGAACTCTGAGACGACTTAGAGCGGTTCTGACTATGGGAAACATTCTGAAGCTGAAGATACAACGGTGCAACTGTAGCTGCTGCTTTGCTACAACTTCGTCCCAAGTCTCCTTGCAAAGAgccctgaaaaacaaaatctaaaattaaataaaacttttaaaggaCTTAGGTCAACCAGTGAACTGTCCTCTCCTGGAGCCTTAATGAATGTGTATTTATGTTATAGTTTCTCAAGAATGTAGCAGTTTGTGTCCTGGGAAATTTTTCATCATGTTTCCCactttctagaactttctcaaTTGTAGCTGttgataaaatggacaaaaagaaCAAGGGTTTATAAAGTAGGcttatttagtttaaaatttttataaaagtggTGTGAGTCTATCTTAAAGGaatttagttaacatttattgtttgATTGCTTAATATAATGCatgcataattatatattttttgaggcTGTATATTCAGCTGAGTTTCCATAATTAGTCCAATAATTGTTTGTTGTTGAGCTTATAAGCCTTATAAGAAGAATTTACTAATTTGTTTCCAATAACTCCTGAACTTTATCTTGAGCAGCTTTGTGGGACATCCAGTCATTTCATTTGCAGCATATTTACAAAATCTAACAGTAAATAATTTTACCAGAAAGGTAGTAGTATATGTTTCTTCTCGGATAAAATCATCTAGAATTAAAcataattagtattttatttaaatgagataaattaaaTTGCTGTATTTTTCAGTAACTCTTTTTCTTACtacctttaaataaaatgtggaaacaaaGACCTTGTATATTCATATTTAACCTATTGAATTAGAATTGGTTTACCTCTCagagattttagttttaatttattcataaaattactaagtcaaaatagttttatatagctgaaaattatgtaaataatttaagtaaattcTACATTAATTTATACATTCATGCAGTAGGTGTTTCAGTGGCCTAGAGGAATGAAAAGGATTGAATGTTTCAGTTAAGATAGAGCGGGTTTAATGGGTCTCTGTTGTTTTACAAGCTATATGACCTAGAAGCGATTGCTTAGCTTTAttaagtttcagtttcctcatctgtgaaattagTGTGTGAAATCTGTGAAATCATCTGTGAaatcctcatctgtgaaatgaaaattattagctat
Coding sequences within it:
- the LOC113919563 gene encoding cytochrome c oxidase subunit 7B, mitochondrial-like, producing MVTRQLRALCKETWDEVVAKQQLQLHRCIFSFRMFPIVRTALSRLRVQSIPQTMARQSHQKRTPDFHDKYGNAVLASGATFCIAVWAYTATQIGIEWNLSPVGRVTPKEWRDQ